The following coding sequences lie in one Lolium perenne isolate Kyuss_39 chromosome 2, Kyuss_2.0, whole genome shotgun sequence genomic window:
- the LOC127322114 gene encoding DNA-directed RNA polymerases II, IV and V subunit 11-like — protein sequence MAYLWNSDAAPGANLVSFEKDTKIMNAASFTIEREDHTVGNILRMQLHRDPNVLFAGYNLPHPLQYKIIVRIHTASQSSPTQAYTQALNDLDKELENLKQAFKDEKNRFEERMKQSY from the exons CTATCTATGGAATTCTGATGCTGCACCTGGTGCTAATTT GGTGTCATTTGAGAAGGATACGAAGATTATGAATGCTGCATCATTCACTATTGAACGTGAGGACCACACCGTCGGCAACATCCTCCGCAT GCAGCTGCACAGGGACCCGAATGTGCTCTTTGCTGGTTATAATCTCCCTCACCCCCTCCAGTACAAGATCATTGTTAGG ATCCATACTGCAAGCCAGTCATCCCCAACACAGGCATATACCCAGGCACTCAATGATCTAGACAAAGAGCTTGAGAACCTAAAGCAAGCTTTTAAG GATGAGAAGAACCGCTTTGAGGAAAGGATGAAGCAGAGCTACTAG
- the LOC139835076 gene encoding uncharacterized protein — translation MLILGRGIGHSGLSRSEYLKSERLAGHGVMLSMEEVPGKKFSRNYTQWTQEMDSALLDVFVEHHNNGDRAQNGWKSHVYRAAIKAVREKCGVDVTKEKIVSRLKTFDKHYEIVSKILSQSGFGWDWEKNVLQLESDEVWERYVEANEKAAPYKNKVIRNWNEICTIYSKDHATGLGARTGAESTDPEVIQPAVEANDTSPEAVGPSPKRPRTMCMLGSLKTSFDDAMKSTEPLQQPQVTPPSVMLATIEAVPDMSRTEQLRAYAKLTVSERLFHSLLELPLDARKEWLLMLP, via the exons ATGTTGATATTGGGGCGTGGCATTGGACATTCGGGCCTTTCAAGGTCTGAATACCTCAAATCAGAGCGTTTGGCTGGTCATGGCGTTATGCT GTCCATGGAGGAAGTACCAGGAAAGAAGTTCAGTAGGAATTACACACAATGGACTCAGGAGATGGACAGCGCCTTGCTAGATGTATTTGTTGAGCATCACAACAATGGTGATCGTGCCCAGAACGGATGGAAGTCACATGTGTACCGTGCTGCTATCAAAGCTGTTCGCGAAAAGTGTGGGGTCGATGTCACAAAGGAGAAAATTGTATCAAGGTTGAAAACTTTTGACAAGCACTATGAGATAGTTAGCAAAATTCTTTCTCAAAGTGGATTTGGTTGGGACTGGGAAaagaatgtcttacaacttgagaGTGATGAAGTGTGGGAAAGATATGTGGAG GCTAATGAAAAAGCAGCTCCATACAAGAACAAAGTAATCCGCAATTGGAATGAGATATGTACAATTTACTCAAAAGACCATGCGACCGGGCTAGGTGCTCGGACAGGAGCTGAGTCGACGGATCCAGAGGTGATACAACCAGCTGTAGAAGCCAATGATACATCTCCTGAAGCAGTTGGTCCATCACCAAAGAGGCCACGTACTATGTGCATGCTTGGAAGTTTGAAGACATCTTTTGATGATGCCATGAAGTCAACCGAGCCACTACAGCAGCCGCAGGTTACTCCTCCTTCCGTCATGCTTGCTACAATTGAAGCCGTACCTGATATGTCCAGAACTGAACAGCTGCGAGCTTATGCGAAGCTAACTGTCAGTGAGCGTTTATTCCATTCACTTCTTGAGCTCCCACTGGATGCTAGAAAGGAATGGCTGCTTATGTTACCTTGA
- the LOC127321939 gene encoding coatomer subunit gamma-2 — translation MAQPLVVKKDDDLDEEEYYSPFLGIEKGAVLQEARVFNDPQLDARRCCQVITKLLYLLNQGDTFTKVEATEVFFATTKLFQSKDAGLRRMVYLMIKELSPSADEVIIVTSSLMKDMNSKTDMYRANAIRVLCRIIDSTLLTQIERYLKQAIVDKNPVVASAALVSGIYLLQTSPEVVKRWSNEVQEAVQSRAALVQFHALALLHQIRQNDRLAVSKLVSSLTRGSVRSPLAQCLLIRYTSQVIRESGMNTQGGDRPFFDFLESCLRNKAEMVILEAARAITDLNGVTSRELTPAITVLQLFLSSSKPVLRFAAVRTLNKVASTHPLAVTNCNIDMESLISDQNRSIATLAITTLLKTGNESSVDRLMKQMTNFMSDIADEFKIVVVEAIRSLCLKFPLKYRSLMNFLSNILREEGGFDYKKAIVDSIIILIRDIPDAKESGLFHLCEFIEDCEFTYLSTQILHFLGNEGPKTSDPSKYIRYIYNRVILENATVRASAVSTLAKFGALVDALKPRIFVLLRRCLFDGDDEVRDRATLYIKLLDGEATVGETEKDVTDFLFGSLDVPLVNLEASLRNYEPSEVPFDISSVPKETKSQPLAEKKAAGKKSTGPASAVNGPVPTIDASYEKLLSSIPEFASFGKLFKSSAPVELTEAETEYSVNVVKHIYDGHVVLQYNCANTIPEQLLEEVVVFVDASEADEFSEVASKPLRSLPYDSPGQTFVAFEKPEGVLATGKFSNILKFIVKEVDSSTGEAEDDGVEDEYQLEDFEIISADYMLKVGVSNFRNAWESMDAESERIDEYGLGVRESLAEAVSAVISILGMQPCEGTDVVQNNSRSHTCLLSGVFIGNVKVLVRLSFGISGPKEVAMKLAVRSDDPEVSDRIHEIVANG, via the exons ATGGCGCAGCCGCTCGTCGTCAAGAAGGACGACGACTTGGACGAGGAAG AGTACTACTCGCCATTCCTCGGCATCGAGAAGGGCGCTGTGCTGCAGGAGGCCCGCGTCTTCAACGACCCCCAGCTCGACGCCCGCCGATGCTGCCAG GTGATCACCAAGCTTCTGTACCTGCTCAACCAGGGTGACACCTTCACCAAG GTTGAGGCAACAGAGGTCTTCTTCGCAACCACCAAGTTGTTTCAGTCCAAGGATGCAGGGCTTAGAAGGATGGTGTACCTAATGATCAAGGAACTCTCGCCGTCAGCGGATGAG GTTATTATCGTCACAAGTTCCCTGATGAAAGACATGAATAGCAAGACGGATATGTATCGTGCCAATGCTATAAGAGTTCTTTGCCGCATCATCGATTCTACTCTTCTCACCCAAATCGAGAGGTATTTGAAGCAAGCTATCGTTGACAAGAACCCAGTTGTTGCCAGTGCCGCTCTTGTTAGCGGTATCTACCTGCTTCAG ACAAGTCCGGAAGTTGTCAAAAGATGGAGCAATGAGGTCCAGGAGGCTGTGCAGTCGAGAGCTGCTCTTGTTCAGTTTCATGCCCTTGCTCTTCTTCACCAA ATTAGACAAAATGACCGGTTGGCTGTCAGCAAGCTTGTCAGTAGTCTAACTAGGGGTTCAGTTCGCTCACCTCTGGCTCAGTGCCTACTTATTCGGTACACTAGCCAG GTTATTAGAGAGTCGGGCATGAATACGCAAGGAGGAGATCGCCCTTTCTTTGATTTCCTCGAGTCCTGTCTGCGTAACAAAGCTGAAATGGTCATACTTGAGGCTGCACGAGCAATAACTGATTTAAATGGTGTCACCAGCCGTGAGCTTACACCTGCTATCACTGTTCTGCAATTGTTCTTAAGTTCATCCAAACCTGTGCTTCGATTTGCTGCTGTTCGCACACTTAATAAG GTTGCTTCAACTCATCCATTGGCCGTTACAAACTGTAACATAGATATGGAGAGTTTAATATCTGATCAGAACAGGAGTATTGCAACACTGGCGATCACCACACTGCTCAAGACGGGCAATGAATCAAGCGTTGACCGTTTAATGAAACAGATGACAAACTTTATGTCAGATATAGCTGATGAATTCAAGATTGTTGTTGTAGAAGCAATAAGATCCCTGTGCTTGAAGTTCCCGCTGAAATATCGCTCACT GATGAACTTTTTGAGCAATATCCTACGTGAAGAGGGCGGTTTTGACTACAAGAAAGCTATAGTTGATTCAATTATCATACTCATTAGAGATATTCCTGATGCTAAAGAAAGCGGGTTATTTCACTTATGTGAATTTATAGAAGACTGTGAGTTCACATATCTGTCCACTCAG ATCCTTCACTTTTTGGGAAATGAAGGCCCAAAGACATCAGATCCTAGTAAATACATACGGTACATATACAATAGGGTGATACTTGAAAATGCTACTGTTCGAGCTAGTGCTGTGAGTACATTGGCAAAGTTTGGTGCTTTGGTTGACGCACTTAAG CCTCGCATATTTGTTCTTTTGAGGCGTTGCCTTTTTGACGGTGATGATGAG GTGCGTGACAGAGCAACACTTTACATAAAATTGCTTGATGGGGAAGCTACTGTTGGTGAGACAGAGAAGGATGTGACTGATTTTCTCTTTGGTTCGCTTGACGTTCCACTAGTTAACTTGGAGGCCAGTCTGCGGAATTAT GAACCATCAGAGGTACCTTTTGATATTTCATCTGTACCCAAGGAAACAAAATCACAACCCCTTGCTGAGAAAAAGGCCGCGGGCAAGAAATCAACAGGTCCAGCATCTGCTGTCAATGGCCCTGTTCCTACCATTGATGCATCCTATGAGAAGCTTCTTTCATCCATACCTGAGTTTGCTAGTTTTGGAAAACTCTTTAAG TCATCAGCACCTGTTGAATTGACTGAAGCCGAGACTGAATATTCAGTCAATGTCGTGAAGCACATCTATGATGGGCATGTTGTGCTCCAATACAATTGTGCAAACACAATACCTGAACAGCTGCTTGAAGAG GTCGTGGTCTTTGTTGATGCTTCTGAGGCAGATGAATTTTCAGAAGTTGCATCGAAACCTTTAAGATCCTTACCCTATGACTCCCCTGGGCAGACCTTTGTGGCCTTTGAAAAGCCAGAAGGTGTCCTGGCCACCGGGAAGTTCTCAAATATATTGAAATTCATTGTTAAAGAG GTTGATTCGTCCACAGGTGAAGCTGAGGATGATGGTGTTGAGGATGAGTATCAGCTAGAAGATTTTGAAATTATTTCTGCTGATTACATGTTGAAGGTGGGGGTTTCGAACTTCCGAAATGCCTGGGAAAGCATGGATGCGGAAAGTGAGCGGATTGATGAGTATGGTCTGGGTGTTAGGGAGAGCTTGGCCGAGGCTGTTAGTGCTGTTATAAGCATCCTTGGCATGCAACCTTGCGAG GGTACTGATGTTGTCCAAAACAATTCGAGATCGCACACTTGCCTGCTATCAGGTGTGTTTATTGGTAATGTGAAAGTCTTGGTGAGGCTTTCATTTGGAATTAGTGGGCCAAAAGAAGTAGCCATGAAGCTAGCAGTCAGATCAGATGATCCGGAGGTCAGTGACAGGATCCATGAAATTGTTGCAAATGGCTAA